The Montipora foliosa isolate CH-2021 chromosome 1, ASM3666993v2, whole genome shotgun sequence genome has a window encoding:
- the LOC137975338 gene encoding transmembrane protein 198-like encodes MIKSLLSVLFPPLRTLIIVFLWTSVTSANNAPLNDTNTRNGSEPHLKSFSCEWSDLDFPITFGPGIAASLCVLIGGFHVLFGFKYQRITLFATGFSSAALLTYLICSIRSTLEVQYVLLITAAIGVFGGILCTTVIFCGLFSSGIVAGFCVTMAFLFGLASLHAYQSLSVPLGVIISISVVVAGANVWWKRVVLILTSSVYGAALIMGGVDYFIEDMRFLHHVWQKVFIAEITGRPCFFSWISFGVWPLMTLIGFLVQFLKTGKKPPKPQKDFLNKHYSMGSPFYSAPDQDDIEMTELLMEQGQASLTPSQTMEHTPKGSSLLLEDYYPSVHLIDRIPE; translated from the exons ATG ATTAAAAGTCTGCTGTCTGTTTTATTCCCACCACTGCGAACGTTAATAATTGTTTTCCTCTGGACGTCTGTGACCTCGGCGAACAACGCGCCATTGAACGATACGAATACACGAAACGGAAGTGAACCTCATCTTAAATCTTTCAGTTGCGAATGGAGCGATCTGGATTTTCCCATTACATTTGGACCAGGGATAGCAGCTTCGTTATGTGTGCTGATCGGAGGATTTCACGTACTTTTCG GTTTCAAGTATCAAAGAATAACTCTTTTTGCCACTGGATTCTCATCTGCCGCACTTCTTACCTACTTGATATGTTCAATACGAAGTACCCTTGAAGTGCAATATGTTCTCCTAATCACAGCAGCAATTGGTGTCTTTGGAGGGATCCTTTGTACAACTGTAATTTTTTGCGGACTCTTTTCAAGTGGAATTGTTGCTGGTTTCTGTGTGACAATggcatttctttttggtttAGCATCCTTGCATGCATACCAATCGCTTTCAGTGCCCCTGGGTGTGATAATCAGTATCAGCGTTGTTGTGGCAGGGGCAAATGTTTGGTGGAAGCGGGTTGTTCTGATTTTAACATCATCGGTTTATGGTGCAGCATTAATAATGGGAGGAGTGGACTACTTCATCGAGGACATGCGTTTCCTTCATCATGTCTGGCAGAAAGTTTTCATTGCGGAAATTACAGGAAGACCTTGTTTCTTTTCATGGATTTCCTTTGGGGTTTGGCCTCTTATGACTCTCATTGGTTTTTTAGTTCAGTTTCTTAAGACTGGAAAAAAGCCGCCCAAGCCTCAAAAGG ACTTTCTCAACAAGCATTATTCAATGGGATCGCCATTTTACTCAGCTCCTGATCAGGATGACATAGAAATGACTGAACTGCTAATGGAGCAAGGCCAAGCATCTCTGACCCCATCACAAACTATGGAACACACTCCAAAGGGGTCCTCTTTGCTACTGGAAGATTACTATCCAAGCGTGCATTTGATTGAtcgtattccagaatag
- the LOC138009323 gene encoding BTB and MATH domain-containing protein 36-like: MAATSYPPHFSESWKLSDVVLFVEDQRFHVHRGLLAFWSPVFERMFTTDFKEKDNGEISLPGKKGCFVETRKKASEFEEMLQMMYPSLEEKLITKRNCYFLFELAHEYQIDPIVQKCVNLMVSMVKSRKVEDVLGMLIYAQKYEIKSLISTCISEARRLTLTQLKMHGKRDQIESDNYSQIAEGIIQRLEEQCTDVKVTCQEKLRQVGNPNEAVGKTSCCKFFQKAQIDPKFLRDQG; encoded by the exons ATGGCGGCTACAAGTTACCCTCCACATTTCTCAGAGTCATGGAAGTTGAGTGATGTCGTTCTTTTTGTTGAAGATCAAAGATTCCACGTTCATCGAGGCCTTCTTGCCTTTTGGTCTCCTGTCTTCGAGAGAATGTTCACAACAGATTTCAAGGAGAAAGATAACGGTGAAATCTCTCTTCCCGGAAAAAAaggg tgttttgtcgaaacccgaaAAAAAGCAAGCGAATTCGAGGAAATGTTGCAGATGATGTATCCATCCCTAGAAGAGAAGTTAATCACCAAAAGAAATTGTTACTTCCTGTTTGAACTTGCTCATGAATACCAAATAGATCCCATTGTTCAGAAGTGTGTTAATCTCATGGTTTCCATGGTTAAAAGCAGGAAAGTGGAGGACGTGTTGGGTATGTTGATCTACGCTCAAAaatacgaaataaaatcactgaTATCGACATGTATCAGTGAGGCACGTAGATTAACTTTAACACAATTAAAGATGCACGGAAAGCGTGATCAAATTGAATCAGACAACTATTCGCAGATTGCTGAAGGAATTATACAACGCCTTGAGGAACAGTGTACAGATGTAAAGGTTACTTGCCAGGAGAAACTGAGACAA GTTGGAAACCCCAATGAAGCAGTCGGAAAGACAAGCTGCTGTAAATTCTTCCAAAAAGCTCAAATCGACCCGAAATTCCTCCGCGACCAAGGATGA